The window AAACCGGTGACTTGAAAGTGGAAGAAATCAAAGGTGACCGCAAACCTATCGGAGGCCGGGAACTCAATCTTCCGCGTGTTTTTACCAATTGTGAAATCAGCGTCGGAGACGGCACCCGGTTGTTTCTCACCACTGACGGCTATGCCGATCAGGCTGGTCCAGATCGAGGGCGGATTGGGACCAAGCACTTGAAGAAATTCCTGATGGAAACCTCAGCGTTCACCATTGGGGACCAAAAATCTGCCCTGACAAATTTTTTAGTCGAGTATCAGGCTGGCGAGCCGCAACGCGACGATACTACAATTTTGGGGTTAGAGTTACCGCTGACACCAACCGAAACCGATTCCGGCGAAGTCAAACCATTTGCTTTGACCTGGAATATTAATTTGTAACAAACTACCAATCCATCCATATTCCCCCCAATACTCACCATTTCCTGAAAAGAAAGATGATCCAATTATGACGTATGTGCCGAAAATCCTGGCGTTTGCCGGAAGTGCCCGCAAAGATTCCGTCAACAAAAAACTGGTGGCAATTGCTGCTCACGGAGCCACATCCGCCGGTGCGGATGTAACATTGATTGACTTGCGTGATTTTCCAATGCCGATCTATGACGGTGATCTGGAAGGTGACCAGGGCTTGCCGGAAAATGTGCTCAAGCTCAAAGCACTGATGAAACAACACGATGGATTTTTGATTGCCTCGCCTGAATACAACAGTTCGATTGCCCCGCTTTTGAAAAACACGATTGATTGGGTATCGCGCCCATCCCAGGGT of the Acidobacteriota bacterium genome contains:
- a CDS encoding NAD(P)H-dependent oxidoreductase is translated as MTYVPKILAFAGSARKDSVNKKLVAIAAHGATSAGADVTLIDLRDFPMPIYDGDLEGDQGLPENVLKLKALMKQHDGFLIASPEYNSSIAPLLKNTIDWVSRPSQGEPMLAAFTGKVAGLMSASPGGLGGLRGLVHIRMILGNIGVIVIPDQVAVPGAFGAFDENGQLTDAKQQASVERIGSAVAELLRKLKSE